The DNA window AATTCACCAAGCCATTGATCATTGCGCTGATGGACACCATCCGGAAACTGCCCGGCTGAAGCTTGGCGGGACAGGCCACACGCGTTGGCGAGAAACCCATCCGCAGTTCCAATCCCAGCAATACCTGGGATTGGTTTGGCTTGTTCAAATAATCAAGCATCACACTGCCGGTTTGCTGCAGTTATTTCGAGCCCGTTCAGTGCTCGAGGAAGACGTAGTTCATCCAGCTGCTCATACGCAGGAGGACCTTGCGAAGGATCGCGACATGGTGCCAGTGGTCGGTATAGACCGCGACCGATGCGACGGCGCCCCCTGGCAGCTGATACTGGTCGGTCGGCTCTAGCAGTTCGATGCCCGCCAGCGTCTGTCCTGGGGCGACGCGTTCGGGCGACTGCGGGTCTATCAGCGCTCCGCTCGGCTGAAGCTGACCCTGGGCCATCACATCGATGACTTGTGCGACGCGGGCCTTGAAGATCTTGCCGGGAACCGCCCTGAACGCGACCTCGGCTTCATCACCGGCGCGCACACGCTGCAACGAATTCTGAATGAACGCAGCGGCAAGGATTCGGTCCGCACTATCGATGAACACCATAACCGGACGCAGCGGCAATGGGTTCGCCATCATCCCCGGACGGAGAAAGACTTGCGTCACGTAACCGTCGCTAGGTGCGCGCACCGTCGTCTGATCCAGCTCGTATTCCGCATTGCCCAGTTCCGCCTTCAGTCTGGCCACGGTAGGATTCGTGCCATTGATGTCGGATTCATAAGCGAGTCTCGCCTGCGCCGCCTGCGCGCGTGCCGTGTCGGCGGTCGCTTCGGCCGTCAGATAAAGCCCGCGGCGGTTTTCGACTTCGAGTTCGGAATAGACAGCGCCCCGGCCACTGGATTTCGCGTTCTCGTTTGAGTCCTGGAATTTCTGGAACGCCTGCAACGCACGATCTCGCGAGGCTTCTGCTCCGACCACCCCGGCATTGGCGGCATCGAGCGCAGCCTTCAATTGAAGGACATTCTGCTCCGCCTCGGCCAGCGCTGCCCTCTTTTGATCGACGACGAACTGGTATGGTCGCGGATCGATGCGGAAGAGGACATCGCCCTTCTTCAGCGGCACATTTGGCGTGACGGGCACTTCCACGACCTGCCCGCCGACAGTGGGGATGACGGGTGCAGAGGTGAAATAGATGCGCCCATCGCTGGAATAGGGATGGTTGTAGCTCATGATAAGCAGCAGGGCGGAGATCAGAAAGATCCCGCCAAGGACGGCCGTTGCAAGCGTCCATTGGTTTACCGGAATCCGGAACACCTTAAAGATCGTCCAGCAGATCGCGGCATAGGTAAGAATAAGGAGCAGATCCATCAGACTTTTTCCTTCTCCGACGGGCGGGCCTCAAGCTCGGCGATGCGAGCGTGAAGGCGTGCGATTTCGGCGTTCGCTTCGGCCTCGTGCGTGAACTTGCCATCGGGCCGCATTCCCCAACCGCGGTCCTCCCGATAGAGGGTCGCCCAAATGAACAGAAACGGCCAGATGACGTGCAACGTGAACAGGCTCACCCATCCAGCGATATGGATCGCGTCCTGGTGCGGATGATTGCGAGCCTTGGCGATCAGAT is part of the Rhizobium jaguaris genome and encodes:
- a CDS encoding HlyD family secretion protein, with protein sequence MDLLLILTYAAICWTIFKVFRIPVNQWTLATAVLGGIFLISALLLIMSYNHPYSSDGRIYFTSAPVIPTVGGQVVEVPVTPNVPLKKGDVLFRIDPRPYQFVVDQKRAALAEAEQNVLQLKAALDAANAGVVGAEASRDRALQAFQKFQDSNENAKSSGRGAVYSELEVENRRGLYLTAEATADTARAQAAQARLAYESDINGTNPTVARLKAELGNAEYELDQTTVRAPSDGYVTQVFLRPGMMANPLPLRPVMVFIDSADRILAAAFIQNSLQRVRAGDEAEVAFRAVPGKIFKARVAQVIDVMAQGQLQPSGALIDPQSPERVAPGQTLAGIELLEPTDQYQLPGGAVASVAVYTDHWHHVAILRKVLLRMSSWMNYVFLEH
- a CDS encoding DUF3302 domain-containing protein — protein: MFLDYFALGVLFFVVITLFYAVIAIHDIPHLIAKARNHPHQDAIHIAGWVSLFTLHVIWPFLFIWATLYREDRGWGMRPDGKFTHEAEANAEIARLHARIAELEARPSEKEKV